One part of the Sphingopyxis sp. PAMC25046 genome encodes these proteins:
- a CDS encoding EAL domain-containing protein → MTSTPKPFDRSEGAKRDIIAGGIVVAAILLFVGTGSNVMQAAVRALIGIGGGPDRALATALVLNIALILFGWRRYKDLNREIVERTEAEQRARYLADTDPLTGFLNRRALLSTGQRMIAEAAAEKRQVALFLLDLDHFKTVNDIHGHAAGDRVLQVAAERISAVLPPTATKARLGGDEFVAMLAFEPAARADVDALAAELVAALDNMVAHDAQQIRIGASLGIALANDASMTMETMVRQADIAMYHCKDEGRNRFCWFETGMEMAVQVRNQIETGIRDGMPRGEFVPHFEPQVDIASGRLIGFEMLMRWETPEYGMIPPERFIPVAEESGMIGELSLQVIRDAMEIAKRWDPSIMLAVNISPQQLKDPWFSQKLTKLLVETGFPAAQLEVEITESSLFENLPLVRSIVTSLKNQGVSLSLDDFGTGYSSLSHLRALPFDRIKIDRSFIAAMRGSPDAQAIVVAIVRLGESLAMPITAEGVEDEATAIELTRLGCSKGQGWYFGRAASAADTDRLLAERGLLRAPMVPPAGPDSGEQEPLRKTA, encoded by the coding sequence ATGACATCGACGCCGAAGCCATTCGACCGCAGCGAGGGCGCCAAACGCGACATCATCGCCGGCGGCATCGTCGTCGCCGCGATCCTGCTGTTCGTGGGCACGGGCAGCAATGTGATGCAGGCGGCAGTCCGCGCGCTGATCGGCATCGGCGGCGGACCCGACCGCGCGCTCGCGACGGCGCTGGTGCTCAACATCGCGCTGATCCTTTTCGGCTGGCGCCGCTACAAGGATCTCAACCGCGAAATCGTCGAACGCACCGAGGCCGAGCAGCGCGCGCGCTACCTTGCGGACACCGACCCGTTGACCGGTTTCCTCAACCGCCGCGCGCTGCTTTCGACAGGGCAGCGGATGATCGCGGAGGCCGCCGCCGAAAAACGGCAGGTCGCGCTGTTCCTGCTCGACCTCGACCATTTCAAGACCGTCAACGACATCCACGGCCACGCCGCGGGCGACCGCGTGCTGCAGGTCGCCGCCGAACGCATCTCGGCCGTCCTGCCGCCCACCGCCACCAAGGCGCGGCTCGGCGGCGACGAATTCGTCGCGATGCTGGCCTTCGAGCCCGCGGCGCGCGCCGATGTCGACGCGCTCGCCGCCGAACTGGTGGCGGCGCTCGACAATATGGTCGCGCACGACGCACAGCAGATCCGGATCGGAGCGTCGCTGGGCATCGCGCTCGCCAATGATGCGAGCATGACGATGGAAACGATGGTCCGCCAAGCCGACATCGCGATGTATCATTGCAAGGACGAGGGCCGGAACCGCTTTTGCTGGTTCGAGACCGGGATGGAGATGGCAGTGCAGGTCCGCAATCAGATCGAAACCGGGATTCGCGACGGCATGCCGCGCGGCGAATTCGTTCCGCATTTCGAGCCGCAGGTCGACATCGCGAGCGGACGCCTGATCGGTTTCGAGATGCTGATGCGCTGGGAAACGCCCGAATATGGCATGATCCCGCCCGAACGCTTCATCCCGGTCGCCGAAGAAAGCGGGATGATCGGTGAACTGTCGCTGCAGGTCATCCGCGATGCGATGGAGATCGCCAAGCGCTGGGACCCGTCGATCATGCTCGCGGTCAACATCTCGCCGCAGCAGCTGAAGGACCCGTGGTTCAGCCAGAAGCTGACCAAGCTGCTCGTCGAAACGGGCTTCCCCGCCGCGCAGCTCGAGGTCGAGATCACCGAAAGTTCGCTGTTCGAGAATCTGCCACTGGTGCGCTCGATCGTTACCAGCCTCAAAAATCAGGGCGTGTCCTTGAGTCTCGACGATTTCGGCACCGGCTACAGCTCGCTGTCGCACCTCCGCGCGCTGCCGTTCGACCGCATCAAGATCGATCGCAGCTTCATCGCCGCAATGCGCGGCAGCCCCGATGCGCAAGCAATCGTCGTCGCGATCGTGCGGCTGGGCGAAAGCCTGGCGATGCCGATCACCGCCGAGGGCGTCGAGGATGAGGCGACCGCGATCGAACTGACGCGGCTCGGCTGTTCGAAGGGCCAGGGCTGGTATTTCGGCCGCGCCGCATCGGCCGCCGACACCGACCGCCTGCTCGCCGAGCGGGGGCTGCTCCGCGCGCCGATGGTTCCTCCCGCCGGACCCGATAGCGGCGAGCAGGAACCGCTGCGCAAGACGGCGTGA